The nucleotide sequence ccaccctcccTTGGACCCTGGAATTCCAGCCTTCAAGGACCCTTCCCTGAATGGGAGGTATCTAAGACACTCCTTCCTTGCCTCCTGCAGGGTTCTGGCTGCTCTGGACTGTCCTCATCCTCTTTAGTTGCTGTTGCGCCTTCCGCCACCGACGAGCTAAACTTCGGCTGCAACAACAGCAGCGGCAGCGTGAGATCAACTTGTTGGCCTACCATGGCGCATGCCACGGGGCTGGCCCTGTCCCTGCCAGTTCACTGCTTGACCTTCGTGAGTGACTTGAGGCTCTGGGCCCACTACCAGTGGCTCTTCCCAAATCAGGACCCAGAATCATCCCATATTTCCTTTTGTACACATTTCAAAGCACCCTTTTCCCAAATGTGAGATCACTTCTCCATGCCTGGTTGCCTTCAACCATGCTATTCTCTTCCCTGCAGGCCTTCTCAGCGCCTTCAAACCCCCAGCCTATGAGGATGTGGTTCACCGCCCAGGCACACCACCACCTCCTTATACTATGGCCCCAGGCCACCCCTTAACTGCTTCCAGTGATGCACCTGCTGTTCCTCTGCATCCAACTGCCCTGCCCACTGCGAGGGGACAAATGTGGAAGGTGTTTCCTCCCACCAGAGTGCCCCCCCTCATCAGGAAAGTGAGCCTGGGGCAGGGGTCAGCCCACTCCACACACCCCCCTCTTGCCGCTATCGTCGCCTGACTGGTGACTCGGGTATCGAGCTCTGCCCTTGTCCTGATTCCAGTGAGGGTGAGCCAATCAAGGAGGTGAGGGCTAGTACCATCCCA is from Sciurus carolinensis chromosome 13, mSciCar1.2, whole genome shotgun sequence and encodes:
- the Wbp1 gene encoding LOW QUALITY PROTEIN: WW domain-binding protein 1 (The sequence of the model RefSeq protein was modified relative to this genomic sequence to represent the inferred CDS: inserted 1 base in 1 codon), with amino-acid sequence MARASSGNGSEEAWGALQAPQQQLRELCPGVNNQPYLCESGHCCGETGCCTYYYELWWFWLLWTVLILFSCCCAFRHRRAKLRLQQQQRQREINLLAYHGACHGAGPVPASSLLDLRLLSAFKPPAYEDVVHRPGTPPPPYTMAPGHPLTASSDXTCCSSASNCPAHCEGTNVEGVSSHQSAPPHQESEPGAGVSPLHTPPSCRYRRLTGDSGIELCPCPDSSEGEPIKEVRASTIPSDLEDHSPCTLPPDPIPQVSPMGLASSEGDIP